The Neisseria macacae ATCC 33926 genome contains the following window.
GCAATTCGGATGCTGTCGCCATCGGTTCGACTGCCAATGCCGCCCTGAAAGATACCACTGCCGTCGGTAAAAACAGCACGGCAAACGGTCTGCGCGCCACAGCCTTCGGTGTAGACAGCAATGCAGGTGCTGAAAATGCCTTGGCTGCCGGTCCGCAAACCACCGCTTCTGCCAAAGGCGCGATTGCTGTCGGTTTTGCCACTCAGGCAACCGGTTTGAGCAGCATTGCAGTCGGTAAGGAAGCCATTGCCACTACAGAGACTTCTACTTCACTCGGTCAAAACAGCCAAGCCACTGCCAACAACGCTGTCGCCATCGGTAACAAAGCCGTAGCGGCAGGTACGGGCAATATCGTGGTAGGTACGAACGCAGGTGTGTACGACGCCGCCGTTTCCGCAGGGCGCACAGTCGGCGCGGACACCGTCTATATCGGCGCGGACAGCGGTCGCAATGCCTATACCAACGAACGCCAAATCTCCATCGGTAAAGGTACGGGCAACAACGCTACCGGCGTGGACAATATTGCCCTCGGCTTGCGTTCCGGCGCATTTGTGTCTGGTGCGAACAACGTCGCCATCGGTAGGGAAGCAGGCATGGGTACGGATGCCCAAAAACTGAGCGTCACTTCCACTGTCGCCATCGGTGAGGCTGCAAAAGGCAGCTTCAGCAACACCGTCGCCATTGGTAAAACGGCCTTGGCAGAAAAAGAATCCGCAGTTGCCGTCGGTATGGTTTCCAAAGCCAGCGGCGACAATTCCGTCGCCATCGGTAAGACTGCCAATGCCAGCGCACACGAAACCGTAGCCATCGGTCACGAGACTGTTGCCGGAGCCGTTTCTTCCGTCGCTGTCGGTCAGCGTGCCAACGCATCGGGCAGTGAGGCGGTCGCATTGGGTATCGATTCTAATGCCTCCGGTCGTTTTGCCGTGGCCATCGGTAACATGGCGAAGGTAACCAACAGCAAGCTCAACGGCATTGCCATCGGCAGCAATGCTGTCGCTTCAGAAGACTATGCAATGGCGATGGGTCTTGACACCCAAGCAACGGGCAACAGCTCGATTGCCTTTGGTAATACGACTAAAGCACTTGCTGCAGAAGCTATTGCTATCGGTCATTCCGCCAATGCAGCGGAAGGCAATACTGTCGCCTTGGGTGTATCTGCGACTTCGGCAAAAGCAGGGGCGGTTACTTTGGGTGCATACACCAAAGCTGATGCTGTCAAAGCACTTGCCTTGGGTTACGAATCCCATGCCGTCAATGAAAACGATGTTGCTTTGGGTGGCGGCAGTTTGACTGAAGCGCATCACAGTGGCGATTACACACTGAACGGTAACTACACAGCCGCCGGTACATGGTCTTACGGTACGGTTTCCGTCGGTAAAGTCGATGCAACCACCCCTGCCAACAACTTTACCCGTCAAATTCAAAACGTTTCCGCAGGTGTCATCAGTGCAACCAGCACCGACGCCATCAACGGCAGCCAGCTTTACGCGACCAATTCTTACCTGCTTAACTTGGGTAACAACGTCAAAAACGCCTTGGGCGGCGAAACTGCAATCGACAATGCAGGCAATCTGACCCTGAACAATTTAGGCGGTACAGGCAAAGCCAATGTTCACGACGCTTTGGAAGCGATGAACAACAAAATCGACCAATTAGGCGGCGGCAGCTCCAGCCATTTTTACAGCGTTCAGACGACCTCCAATGCCCGAGGCAATTACAACAATGACGGTGCAACCGGATTGGATGCTCTGGCAGCAGGTGCGGACGCGCAGGCAGCGGGCGATTTTGCCGTAGCCGTCGGTACAGGTGCGCAGGCGGTAATTTCCAACTCTATCGCCATCGGTAAAAACGCCTCCGTCAACGAAGATACCGCCTCCGTTGCCGCCGTCAACGGCGCGACCAAAGGTGAAGGCTCCGTCGCCATCGGTGCGAACACCAAAGCCAGCGGCACCAACGCTACCGCCGTCGGTCAAGCGTCCAACGCCTACGGTCAAAACTCCTTCGCAGGCGGTCAGTCTTCCAAAGCATTGGGCAAATCCAGCGTAGCGGTCGGTGACGGCGCAATCGCCAACCAAGATTCCGCCACCGCAATCGGCGCATACAGCCAGTCCACGGCGGCAGGTGCGACCGCGTTGGGCTTCAATACCCGCGCAACCGCTTCCGGTACTGTCGCGGCAGGTCGCAACAGCAAAGCCACTTCCAACAATGCTTTGGCATTGGGTAACGAAGCAGACGCGCAAAAAGACGACACCATCGCCATCGGCTACAACGCCCAAGCCACGCAAAACCGTGCCGTAGCCTTCGGTAAAAATGCCAAAGCCACCGCAGGCGACACCTTTGCTTTCGGTGATGCGGCAAAAGCCTCTGTCGGCAATGCCATCGCTTTCGGTAAAAACGCCAATGCCGCTCATGCAGGTTCTATCGCATTGGGTGCCAATTCCGCGACTGAAGCAGCCGTTCAGACGACCTCTGCCACCGTTGGCGGTCTGACCTTCGGCAACTTCGCAGGCAACGCCCCTGAGTCCACACTCAGCATCGGCACGGCAGGCAAAGAGCGTACGATTACCAACGTCGCCGCAGGCCGCATCAGCGACAGCAGCACCGACGCAGTAAACGGCAGCCAGCTTTATGCGACTCAAAACGTCATGAACAACATCGGTACGACCGCAGTCGGCGTATTGGGTGGAAACGCAGCCATTGCGAATAACGGCACCATCACGATGTCCAACATCGGCGGTACGGGTGCGTCCACCATCGACGGCGCGATTTCCGCCATCAACAACGCCTCTTACAAGTCGTTCAAGTTGAATACGGCTAAAACCAACGGCACCAACGGCGAAGCCTACAACCACTCGTTGAAAGAAATTACCAATGGTTCGACCATCACGTTGGAAGCGGGTAAAAACATTGTGCTGAACCAAAACGAGTCCACCGTCAGCATCAATACTGCCGATGCGCCTGAGTTTGCCGGCAAAATTACCGCTAAAGACGGGCTGGATATGTCCAACACCAAGATTACCAATCTGGGCAAGGGCGACCAACCGACCGATGCGGTTAACCTGAGCCAGTTGACCGATGCCATCAATAACGTTCACGTTACTACCCTGACGGCGGTTACCAACGAAGCGCCGTTTGCTTACGTTTCCGCAGATGGCAGAATCCTGAAGCGCAACGTAACGGTTGACGGTTCAGGCGCAAAACAGGTTTCCTTTGTTTACGCTGACGATACAAGTACGCCATATAACGGCGCAGTAACCATTGCCGCGCTGAACCCGACCGATCCGCAAACCACCGTTCCAACCTCAATCGGCAACGTCGCCGCAGGTAAGGGACAAAATGATGCGGTAAACGTATCCCAACTGGACAAAGTTGCCCAAGCTCTGGGTACTTCCGTCAACAACGCGACAGGCGAAATCGCCGCGCCGAAATACTCTGTAATTTCCGGCAGCCCGGCAACTTCAGGCGTAGCTGATTACAACAATGTCGGCGATGCATTGACTGCCTTGAGCAATGCCGTTCGTGCGCCTTTAACTTTTGCAGGTGACAGCGGTACGCCTTCAACCCGCCAATTGGGCAGCACTGTCACCGTTAAAGGCGGTGAGGCAGATGCAACCAAACTGTCCGCTAACAACATCGGCGTGGTTTCAGACGACGCCAATGGCACGCTCAACGTCAAACTGGCGAAAGAGCTGAAAGGTCTGACCTCGTCTGAATTCATCGACGCAGCAGGCGGCAAAACCACCGTTTCTGCAGACGGCGTGACCGTCGGTACAGCGGCAAACCCTGTCAAACTGACGACCGAAGGTCTGTCTAACGGCGGTAAGAAGGCAACCGAAATCGCTGCCGGTGTGAGCAATACCGACGCCGTCAACGTCAGCCAGCTCACTCCGTTGGCAACCGCATTGGGCGCAACCGTCAATCCGACTACCGGCGCGGTTGAAGTACCGAATCTGGTGGTAACCAAAACCGACGGCACGCAGGCCGCACCTGTCAACACCGTACAAGGCGCGTTGGACAACATCGGTACCGAGCTGCAAAAAGGCCTGACTTTCGGCGGCGACAACGCAGACAAGAATTTCGAGCGCAAACTCGGCAACCAAGTCTTGGTTAAAGGCGGTGCAGATGCGGCGAAACTGTCCGACAACAACATCGGCGTGGTTTCAGACGACCTTAACGGTACGCTCAACGTCAAACTTGCCAAAGATTTGCAAGGTTTGAACAGCGCACAATTTGAAACCGACGGCAACGTGACCACCATCAACGGCGGCAATGTTTCCTTGGCTGACAAAGACGGCAATATTGCCGAAACCACAGCAAACGGCATCACCCTGACCCCGGTGCCAAGCAGCGGCAAAGAAGCCGTCAGCCTGACCAAAGACGGTCTGAACAACGGCGGCAACAAGATTACTAAGGTTGCCGAAGGTACGCTTGCGGCTGACAGTACCGATGCTGTTAACGGAGCGCAACTGTACAAAGTTGATCAGAAAGCCGACACCAATGCCGAAAATATCGCCAAAGGCATCAATATCGGTGGTACGAGCGGCAGCAACAAATACGCATTGGGCGACACTGTCAACATCAAAGGCGACAGTAACATTACCAGCGAAACCGTTGAAGGCGGCGTACAACTGAAACTTGCCGATACCGTCAAAATCGGACAAGACAGTGGCAAACCTGTCAGCATCGACGGCGTAAACGGTACTGTCAGCGGTCTGAGCAACAAAGCCTTGGGCGGTGCGGACTTCGCTACCAAAGGTCAAGCAGCGACTGAAGAGCAGTTGAACGCTACCCAAGCCAACCTGGCGAAAATCCTCGGCGGTAACGCAGCCAACAACAACGGCAACGTCAACTTCACCGACATTGGCGGTACAGGCAAAGACAACGTCCACGACGCCATTGCCGCAGTGAAAGAAACTGCCGAAAAAGGCTGGAACCTGAACGCCAACGACGAAACCTCGTCTGAAAAAATCGGCGCAGGCGACACCGTAACCTTCAAAGAAGGTAAAAACGTCAAAGTCAGCCGCAACGGTAAGAACATCACCGTAGCGACTTCAGACGACGTATCCTTCAACAAAGTAACTGTCGGCGACAGCGTTCTGACCGACAACGGGTTGACTGTGGGCAACGGCAAAGCAGGTAATCCTGTCAGCCTGACCAAAGACGGTTTGGACAACGGCGGCAATAAAATCGCCAACGTCGCCGCAGGCGAGGCAGATACCGACGCCGTCAACGTTGCTCAGTTGAAAGCCAATTCAGGTCGTGTGGAAAGCGGCGACGACAACATCGTCGTCGAAACCGACAAAACAGGCGGTTCTAACGTTTACAAAGTTTCTACCGCTAAAGACCTGAAGGCTGACAGCCTGACCGCAGGCGAGACCGTTGTGAACAACAGCGGCGTAACCGTCGGCGACAAAGTGGCGCTGGGCAAAGACGGTCTGAAAGCAGGCGATGTGAACATCACTGCCGACGGCATCGACGCCGGCAACAAAGCCATCAGCAACGTAGCCAAAGGCGTAAAAGACACCGACGCCGTCAACGTCGCCCAGTTGAACGAACAACTCGCCGCCACTGAAAAAACCACCACCGTCGTTGCCGGCAAGAACGTTACCGTCAGCGAAAAAGTGGACGGCAACAACACCGAGTACACCGTTAACGCCGACAAGACCACTCTCAGCCAAGCGGCGGGCGGTGCGGTTAAAGTCAACGAAGGTGCGAAAGACGCCGACGGTGTTACCGATTACGCCCTCGACCTGACCGACGAAGCCAAAGCCGACATCGCCAAAGGCGTCGCGGCGAAAGACGCGGTGGACAACAAAGGCCTGACCTTTGCCGCCGACAACGGCACGACCGGTGCGAAGAAACTGGGTGACAGCCTGAGCGTCAAAGGCGACGGCAACATCCTGACCCGCGCCGACGAAAACGGCATCGGCTTCTCGCTGGCCGACAAGATTACCGTCGGCAAAGCAGGCAACGGCAACAAACCGCTCGTAATCGACGGTACCGCCGGTCTGATTTCCGGTCTGAGCAACACCACTCTGGGCGGTGCGGACTTTGCCACTAAAGGCCAAGCCGCAAGCGAAGAGCAGCTGAACGCAGCCCAAGCCAACCTGGCGAACCTGCTCGGCGGTAACGCGGCCAACGACAAAGGCAACGTGACCACCACCGACATCGGCGGTACCGGCAAAGACAACGTTCACGACGCCATTGCCGCAGTGAAAGAAACTGCCGACAAAGGCTGGAACCTGAACGCCAACGACGAAACCTCGTCTGAAAAAATTGCCGCAGGCGACACCGTAACCTTCAAAGAAGGCAAAAACGTCAAAGTCAGCCGCGACGGTAAGAACATCACCGTAGCGACTTCAGACGACGTCTCCTTCGACAAAGTGACCGTAGGCGGCAGCGTACTGACCGACAACGGACTGACTGTGGGCAACGGCAAAGCAGGCAAGCCCGTCAGCCTGACCAAAGACGGTCTGAACAACGGCGGCAACAAAGTCACCGACATCGCCGCAGGCGAAGCCGACACCGACGCAGTGAACGTTGCACAGCTTAAAGCAGCCGCAGCGAAAGCCACGTCCAAAGTGGACAGCGGCAACGACAACATCGTCGTCACACCAGAGCAAAATGCCGACGGCAGCACCACTTACAAAGTGGCGACCGCACCTAACCTCAAAGCCGACAGCTTCAGCGCAGGCGATACCGTTGTGAACAACGACGGCGTCAAAGTCGGCGACAAAGTGGCACTGGGCAAAGACGGTCTGAAAGCAGGCGATGTCAACATCACTGCCGACGGTATCAATGCAGGCAACAAAGCCATCAGTAACGTTGCTGAAGGCAAGAAAGATACTGATGCAGTAAATGTTGGACAGTTGAACCGTCTGACCGCTGCTGCTAAGACAGAAGTCGAAGCCGGTACCAACATCGCCAGCGTGAGCAGCAAACAAGGTGCGAACGGTCAAACCGTTTACACCGTGAACGCAGACGGCGCGAGCGTCTCCGCAGGTTCCGACAATATCGTCGTGACTAAAGGCAACAAAGACGCCAACAACGTAACCGACTACGCGGTTGACCTGTCTAAAGCCGTCAAAGCCGACATCGCCAAAGGCGTAGCGGCGAAAGACGCAGTAGACAACAAAGGCATCAGCTTCGCAGGCGACAGCGGTACGACCGTTGCCAACAAACTGGGCGATACCGTTGCGGTTAAAGGCGATGCCAACATCACCACCACCGCAGGCGCGAACGGCATTCAGGTCGGTCTCAACAAAGACCTGAAAGTAGACAGCGTCAAAGCAGGAGATACGGTTGTGAACAACAACGGCGTCAACGTCGGCGACAAAGTGGCGCTGGGTAAAGACGGTCTGAAAGCAGGCGATGTCAACATCACTGCCGACGGTATCAACGCAGGCGGTAAGAAAGTGACCGGCGTCGCCGCAGGCACCGTCGCCGCAGGCAGCACCGATGCCGTCAACGGCGGACAACTGCACCAGGTTTACGAACTGATCGGCAGCAACGGCGGCAACGTCAACACCGCACCGCCGTCAGTCGAAGCAGACGGCAAAGCAGGCTTGGGTAATATCAAAAACATTACCCTGGTGGACAACAGCAACAATCCGAACGTGACCAACGTTACGAACGAGACCAAGATCGCCCAGTCCAACGGTTACAGCCTCGTGACCTACAACGTCGAAGACCAAGGCATGTACGTGACCAACAACGTCATCGAAGCCGTAGGCCGTATGAACGAACAAGGTATCAAGTTCTTCCATACCAACGACGGCGAAGTGAACCCCGACGTACAGGCCTATAACAGCGAAGACTCCAGCGCGAGCGGCGCATACGCCACGGCAGTCGGCTACCAAGCCGCTTCCAAAGGCACCAACGCCATCGCTATTGGTAAAGGCGCCCAAGCCAACGCCGAGAACACCATCGCCATCGGTACCGGCAACATCGTCAGCGGCAAAAACTCCGGCGCCATCGGTGACCCGACCGTAGTAAGCGGCAACAGCGCTTACTCCATCGGTAACAACAACAACGTATCCGCCGACAACGCCTACGCACTGGGCAGCGACATCAAAGCCACGGTTAAAGACTCCGTCTACCTCGGCGACCGCGCCCAAACCCAAGGCATCCATACGGCTGATGCGGCCAAAGGCGAAGCCTACACCTACGGCGGCCTGAACGACAAAGCCGTGGCAGGCAAAGCAGGTTCGGCTGCCGCCGCGAACAAAGTCGCCGGTGTCGTCACCGTCGGCAACGGTACGGACGAGACCCGTCAGGTACAAGGTGTGGCGGCAGGTGTGGTATCTGCGGATTCGACCGATGCGATCAACGGCAGCCAGTTGTATTACACCAATCAGGCGATTAACCAAAACGTGACCAACATCGGCAATTACGTGGTGAACATGGGCAACCAAATCAACCAACGTATCGACAATGTGGAAAGCGACTCCAAAGCCGGTACCGCAGCAGCCATGGCGGTGGCAGGCCTGCCGCAGGCCTACCTGCCGGGTAAGAGCATGATGGCGGTTGCAGGCGGCGTTTACCGCGGTGAAAGCGGCTACGCAGTCGGCTTCTCCAGCATCTCCGACGGCGGCAACTGGATCATCAAAGGTACCGCTACCGGCAACTCGCGCGGCCACTACGGCGCGACTGCAGGTGTCGGTTACCAATGGTAATCCTGATCTAAAGCCTGTTTGAAGGCAAAGCAAAGGTCGTCTGAAAACCCGAAACAGGGTTTTCAGACGACCTTTTTCTATATCGGATTGAATGGGAGGAGGAAGGGTTCCAATATGCTCGGTTTCTCAAACACTCGCTTGACACAAAACGCTAAGATTTGTTTTCAGACGACCTTGCAGTCATGTCCGACTATTTTTTGTGGCAAAATTCAGCCATGTTCCACATGGTCAGTCCGCGTATTTAAACTGAAGAAATTTCAAGCCAGCTGACCAAACAGATTACAAGGAGAAACAGATATGAGCCGCATTTTATCCTCACTGCGTTATCCGCTGATTCAAGCACCGATGGCGTTTGCACATGACACAGAGCTGACTTTGGCTGTCGGCAAAACCGGCGCTTTGGGTTCGTTGGCAGGGGCGATGTATGACGCCGCGGGTTTGGAAAAAGCGTTGGCACGGATGAAGCAGGAAGGCGGCGACCGTCCGTACAACCTCAACTTTTTCGCCCACCGCACGCCGTCTGCCGATCGCACGCAATACGATGCCTGGTTTGCCGTGTTGCGTCCGTATTTCAAGGCTTACGGGCTGACAGAAAACGACATTCCCAGCGGCGGCGGACGGCAGCCGTTTGATGCCGATGCGTTGGCATGTGTGGAACGTTACCGCCCGCCTGTGGTCAGCTTCCACTTCGGCTTGCCCGCGCCCGAATACTTGCAGCGCGTCAAAGCGACGGGTGCGGAAGTGTGGAGCAGCGCGACGACGGTCGAAGAAGCCGTTTGGCTGGAACAAAACGGCGCGGATGTCGTGATAGCCCAAGCGTGGGAGGCGGGCGGTCATCGGGGATGGTTTTTAAACCGCAATCCCGACAGCCAAAGCGGCTTGTTCGCCCTGTTGCCCGCCGTCCGCAAGGCCGTGCGCCTGCCCGTCATAGCCGCAGGCGGCGTT
Protein-coding sequences here:
- a CDS encoding YadA-like family protein; the encoded protein is MNKIYRVVWNETTQTWNAVAEFAKAHGKTASSGIGGIVASVGVRFAFTAIMSGLLLASGQVMAAANNGKTLANGKAVTAAAEGTDYNTCYFDTTSYNVVCGDDTTTALDFIPQDGGQPPKQGKSVSIGQGTQTSGESNVAIGPNSATAETGSIAIGSSANAAKNQTIAIGQGAATKGQADIAIGKGAGPGSSSANGRNIAIGENALQNSTNSDNVIAIGTNAGSGSDSTQSIYIGNGANGMETKNVAIGNLAKTKSGSVGIGDSSNAQGRSSVAIGTSATVTEAAGNGISIGFNSNTSGMSAVAIGGASTVGKGANASGAASLAIMSTAIATGQRAIAVGESALGSGSYGIAIGGKANALGASSIAIGGSQAADKGPTATGNFSTAIGYGAKAGNSDAVAIGSTANAALKDTTAVGKNSTANGLRATAFGVDSNAGAENALAAGPQTTASAKGAIAVGFATQATGLSSIAVGKEAIATTETSTSLGQNSQATANNAVAIGNKAVAAGTGNIVVGTNAGVYDAAVSAGRTVGADTVYIGADSGRNAYTNERQISIGKGTGNNATGVDNIALGLRSGAFVSGANNVAIGREAGMGTDAQKLSVTSTVAIGEAAKGSFSNTVAIGKTALAEKESAVAVGMVSKASGDNSVAIGKTANASAHETVAIGHETVAGAVSSVAVGQRANASGSEAVALGIDSNASGRFAVAIGNMAKVTNSKLNGIAIGSNAVASEDYAMAMGLDTQATGNSSIAFGNTTKALAAEAIAIGHSANAAEGNTVALGVSATSAKAGAVTLGAYTKADAVKALALGYESHAVNENDVALGGGSLTEAHHSGDYTLNGNYTAAGTWSYGTVSVGKVDATTPANNFTRQIQNVSAGVISATSTDAINGSQLYATNSYLLNLGNNVKNALGGETAIDNAGNLTLNNLGGTGKANVHDALEAMNNKIDQLGGGSSSHFYSVQTTSNARGNYNNDGATGLDALAAGADAQAAGDFAVAVGTGAQAVISNSIAIGKNASVNEDTASVAAVNGATKGEGSVAIGANTKASGTNATAVGQASNAYGQNSFAGGQSSKALGKSSVAVGDGAIANQDSATAIGAYSQSTAAGATALGFNTRATASGTVAAGRNSKATSNNALALGNEADAQKDDTIAIGYNAQATQNRAVAFGKNAKATAGDTFAFGDAAKASVGNAIAFGKNANAAHAGSIALGANSATEAAVQTTSATVGGLTFGNFAGNAPESTLSIGTAGKERTITNVAAGRISDSSTDAVNGSQLYATQNVMNNIGTTAVGVLGGNAAIANNGTITMSNIGGTGASTIDGAISAINNASYKSFKLNTAKTNGTNGEAYNHSLKEITNGSTITLEAGKNIVLNQNESTVSINTADAPEFAGKITAKDGLDMSNTKITNLGKGDQPTDAVNLSQLTDAINNVHVTTLTAVTNEAPFAYVSADGRILKRNVTVDGSGAKQVSFVYADDTSTPYNGAVTIAALNPTDPQTTVPTSIGNVAAGKGQNDAVNVSQLDKVAQALGTSVNNATGEIAAPKYSVISGSPATSGVADYNNVGDALTALSNAVRAPLTFAGDSGTPSTRQLGSTVTVKGGEADATKLSANNIGVVSDDANGTLNVKLAKELKGLTSSEFIDAAGGKTTVSADGVTVGTAANPVKLTTEGLSNGGKKATEIAAGVSNTDAVNVSQLTPLATALGATVNPTTGAVEVPNLVVTKTDGTQAAPVNTVQGALDNIGTELQKGLTFGGDNADKNFERKLGNQVLVKGGADAAKLSDNNIGVVSDDLNGTLNVKLAKDLQGLNSAQFETDGNVTTINGGNVSLADKDGNIAETTANGITLTPVPSSGKEAVSLTKDGLNNGGNKITKVAEGTLAADSTDAVNGAQLYKVDQKADTNAENIAKGINIGGTSGSNKYALGDTVNIKGDSNITSETVEGGVQLKLADTVKIGQDSGKPVSIDGVNGTVSGLSNKALGGADFATKGQAATEEQLNATQANLAKILGGNAANNNGNVNFTDIGGTGKDNVHDAIAAVKETAEKGWNLNANDETSSEKIGAGDTVTFKEGKNVKVSRNGKNITVATSDDVSFNKVTVGDSVLTDNGLTVGNGKAGNPVSLTKDGLDNGGNKIANVAAGEADTDAVNVAQLKANSGRVESGDDNIVVETDKTGGSNVYKVSTAKDLKADSLTAGETVVNNSGVTVGDKVALGKDGLKAGDVNITADGIDAGNKAISNVAKGVKDTDAVNVAQLNEQLAATEKTTTVVAGKNVTVSEKVDGNNTEYTVNADKTTLSQAAGGAVKVNEGAKDADGVTDYALDLTDEAKADIAKGVAAKDAVDNKGLTFAADNGTTGAKKLGDSLSVKGDGNILTRADENGIGFSLADKITVGKAGNGNKPLVIDGTAGLISGLSNTTLGGADFATKGQAASEEQLNAAQANLANLLGGNAANDKGNVTTTDIGGTGKDNVHDAIAAVKETADKGWNLNANDETSSEKIAAGDTVTFKEGKNVKVSRDGKNITVATSDDVSFDKVTVGGSVLTDNGLTVGNGKAGKPVSLTKDGLNNGGNKVTDIAAGEADTDAVNVAQLKAAAAKATSKVDSGNDNIVVTPEQNADGSTTYKVATAPNLKADSFSAGDTVVNNDGVKVGDKVALGKDGLKAGDVNITADGINAGNKAISNVAEGKKDTDAVNVGQLNRLTAAAKTEVEAGTNIASVSSKQGANGQTVYTVNADGASVSAGSDNIVVTKGNKDANNVTDYAVDLSKAVKADIAKGVAAKDAVDNKGISFAGDSGTTVANKLGDTVAVKGDANITTTAGANGIQVGLNKDLKVDSVKAGDTVVNNNGVNVGDKVALGKDGLKAGDVNITADGINAGGKKVTGVAAGTVAAGSTDAVNGGQLHQVYELIGSNGGNVNTAPPSVEADGKAGLGNIKNITLVDNSNNPNVTNVTNETKIAQSNGYSLVTYNVEDQGMYVTNNVIEAVGRMNEQGIKFFHTNDGEVNPDVQAYNSEDSSASGAYATAVGYQAASKGTNAIAIGKGAQANAENTIAIGTGNIVSGKNSGAIGDPTVVSGNSAYSIGNNNNVSADNAYALGSDIKATVKDSVYLGDRAQTQGIHTADAAKGEAYTYGGLNDKAVAGKAGSAAAANKVAGVVTVGNGTDETRQVQGVAAGVVSADSTDAINGSQLYYTNQAINQNVTNIGNYVVNMGNQINQRIDNVESDSKAGTAAAMAVAGLPQAYLPGKSMMAVAGGVYRGESGYAVGFSSISDGGNWIIKGTATGNSRGHYGATAGVGYQW
- a CDS encoding NAD(P)H-dependent flavin oxidoreductase, which codes for MSRILSSLRYPLIQAPMAFAHDTELTLAVGKTGALGSLAGAMYDAAGLEKALARMKQEGGDRPYNLNFFAHRTPSADRTQYDAWFAVLRPYFKAYGLTENDIPSGGGRQPFDADALACVERYRPPVVSFHFGLPAPEYLQRVKATGAEVWSSATTVEEAVWLEQNGADVVIAQAWEAGGHRGWFLNRNPDSQSGLFALLPAVRKAVRLPVIAAGGVSDAAAVRAALGLGASAVQVGTAFLLADEALTKPAHRAAIQTARPEDTVVTNLFSGGAARGLYNRFIREAGPMNGAALPFPLAGAAVGALKAAAEKQGCYDFSPFWAGQNAGLCHPGSAAEIVERLCGGIER